In Aspergillus nidulans FGSC A4 chromosome IV, a single window of DNA contains:
- a CDS encoding uncharacterized protein (transcript_id=CADANIAT00000816), producing MSSQSFEIISTLRYDPSLPTVVRQRLGNTHTYPDPLLSPYYLLPYHQDRLRSAARYFNWDKASEFLEKDLTQFAQYLDTFIPQKEQCWRIRIVVDQNGSCKVETSPAAHIELENFLVPFIISPTSTPWRVFVDTAYTTPSGLTTHKTTAREGYASARARAGITTPQDTAEVLLVNPQGEIMEGSITTPYFQRRGPTKRDVPAWITPPLSSGGNAGTSRRYALNQGFCTEEVITTRDLVDGEVCLLSNGVRGFILGQIVLEQKE from the coding sequence ATGTCTTCACAATCTTTTGAGATCATATCCACGCTACGATACGACCCGTCTCTTCCAACGGTAGTTCGTCAACGACTCGGCAACACTCATACTTATCCTGATCCGCTGCTCTCTCCGTACTACCTCCTCCCGTACCATCAAGACCGACTCCGCAGCGCCGCACGCTACTTCAACTGGGACAAAGCGTCAGAGTTCCTCGAGAAAGACCTTACCCAATTCGCTCAATATCTTGACACCTTCATACCTCAGAAAGAACAATGCTGGCGTATTCGAATAGTTGTGGACCAAAACGGAAGCTGCAAGGTTGAAACCAGTCCTGCCGCACACATCGAACTGGAGAATTTTCTTGTTCCCTTCATAATCAGCCCAACGTCTACACCGTGGCGGGTATTTGTGGATACGGCCTATACGACCCCGTCGGGGCTCACTACACACAAGACAACAGCTCGTGAAGGCTACGCATCTGCGCGAGCTCGAGCCGGAATCACGACACCGCAGGATACCGCCGAAGTGCTCCTCGTGAACCCGCAGGGAGAGATCATGGAGGGAAGCATCACAACACCGTATTTTCAGCGGCGAGGGCCTACGAAACGCGATGTGCCTGCGTGGATTACTCCCCCACTGTCAAGCGGTGGTAACGCCGGTACAAGCAGACGTTACGCTCTAAATCAAGGCTTCTGCACCGAGGAAGTCATTACCACCCGGGATCTCGTTGACGGAGAGGTATGCTTGCTGAGTAATGGGGTGCGAGGGTTCATTCTTGGTCAAATTGTGCTCGAACAGAAAGAGTAG
- a CDS encoding MSF1 domain protein (transcript_id=CADANIAT00000817) yields the protein MKFFENLYTYEYSFPAVSLAYFLRYPNPYSRHVLTTDVIDRYVDPATHRLHTTRIHLKKSKVPSGILKLLPKGIGGSDNSGQSYILETTVVDVKEGWMESESRNMEWTGILSVVERQVYRRQPLEGSQEKLDGLSLDDKRTERTTVNTTVTFRSRFGQGKLLGRRKTEDLTGDYEEETPKRGFFTSLSTAGIQRTIELIGLNRTRDAILKSKQGMNVVLERLRSGGIVGVLDGMRQDREAIAVGTEGPWKRVWLAGNSDNDD from the coding sequence ATGAAGTTCTTCGAGAACCTCTATACATACGAATATTCCTTTCCCGCCGTCTCTCTTGCCTACTTCCTACGTTATCCAAACCCGTATTCGAGACATGTCCTGACGACCGATGTCATCGATCGCTATGTCGACCCGGCGACACATCGTCTTCATACGACCCGGATTCATCTGAAGAAGTCAAAAGTGCCGTCAGGAATCCTGAAGCTCCTCCCGAAGGGTATCGGCGGATCCGACAATTCCGGGCAGAGCTATATCCTAGAGACCACAGTTGTCGATGTTAAGGAAGGCTGGATGGAGTCCGAGTCCCGCAACATGGAATGGACTGGAATATTAAGTGTAGTGGAAAGGCAAGTCTATCGACGCCAGCCATTGGAGGGAAGTCAAGAGAAGCTTGACGGTCTCTCGCTCGATGACAAGCGAACTGAACGAACCACGGTGAATACCACTGTTACCTTCCGCTCCCGCTTCGGACAGGGAAAGCTTCTCGGCCGTAGGAAAACAGAGGATCTCACCGGAGACTATGAAGAAGAGACTCCCAAACGGGGATTCTTCACCTCGTTGTCCACTGcaggaatccagcggaccaTTGAACTGATTGGGCTTAACCGTACTCGCGATGCCATTCTAAAGAGCAAGCAAGGAATGAATGTCGTTCTTGAGCGACTGCGCAGCGGTGGCATAGTCGGCGTTCTTGACGGCATGCGCCAGGACCGTGAGGCTATAGCTGTTGGGACGGAGGGTCCTTGGAAGCGTGTCTGGCTCGCAGGGAATTCTGACAACGACGACTAA
- a CDS encoding uncharacterized protein (transcript_id=CADANIAT00000818) — translation MVCPPGIVGFESPDGTSDLPKESPVHQLFDIPASLAGHTDGRIHLRPLCGTSGPKGRGPFALQYLVDVNGYSMFPKVYRHPIWHSFSTSDDPANRYFTIHPKKPSTDFEPAAQTKLFDFFRQLAADAQEREAGKLEVPSSDSRISHDKSDLGAAVREEKVRPRRHEGQPQNSYGMESLAPRPEPRFGIDVKEDNLSLGLDNIERLANTSLDNNEILSGELAVPYPRESTHTSKERKRTKGKVRDSPSFSRKAEMTIEPKSTPVGFARGLTEKQGKRKLALPTMIPSSFVRKANRQSREASHGSFEFVPKDQVMPNPAGEAPSTRQLPDEATPRKVLLSDTRFWQQTGLRLAGEQRVSTKSWRLATERLLPTEWKLYRAWKRQIYNPTHGINSAVSPSPSGDNQIKIHLPPFNWDEYVIPVKRTSRSIRRHNNRAAAMNVVFQHNEAVPENASWLWRHMPHLKPLIRVMIKVMELEKQIRRDLRNRQTWHPMPSEVVPIRRGRKRKNFSRRTLRR, via the exons ATGGTTTGTCCACCTGGTATAGTTGGATTCGAAAGTCCTGATGGCACTTCTGATTTACCCAAAGAGTCTCCAGTACACCAGCTCTTTGACATACCGGCCTCGTTGGCAGGACACACTGATGGACGAAT ACACCTGCGGCCATTATGCGGAACGTCAGGACCAAAGGGCCGGGGTCCCTTTGCACTTCAATATCTGGTTGATGTCAATGGCTATAGCATGTTTCCCAAGGTCTACCGACATCCAATATGGCACAGCTTCTCTACCTCGGACGATCCCGCGAACCGATATTTTACCATACACCCCAAAAAGCCAAGTACGGATTTCGAACCGGCCGCTCAGACGAAGCTTTTCGATTTCTTTCGCCAGCTAGCAGCCGATGCGCAGGAACGTGAAGCAGGGAAACTCGAAGTGCCCAGCTCTGATTCTCGCATTTCTCATGACAAAAGCGACCTAGGCGCCGCCGttcgagaagaaaaagtgaGACCTCGACGCCATGAAGGACAGCCACAAAATTCATATGGTATGGAGAGCCTAGCGCCCAGACCCGAACCTCGCTTCGGTATCGATGTGAAAGAGGATAATTTGAGTCTTGGCCTGGACAATATCGAACGACTGGCAAATACCTCACTAGACAATAACGAAATTTTGTCTGGGGAACTTGCCGTGCCGTATCCGAGGGAAAGTACGCATACTAGCAAAGAGCGAAAGCGAACAAAAGGCAAGGTCCGTGactcgccttctttttcgCGAAAAGCAGAGATGACCATCGAACCTAAATCAACACCTGTGGGTTTCGCACGGGGACTTACGGAAAAGCAAGGGAAGAGGAAACTGGCGCTTCCTACCATgatcccttcttcttttgtgCGAAAAGCAAACCGACAGAGCAGGGAAGCAAGTCATGGAAGCTTTGAGTTTGTACCTAAAGATCAGGTCATGCCAAACCCAGCTGGCGAAGCACCTAGCACCCGCCAATTGCCAGATGAAGCGACCCCGCGTAAGGTGCTGCTGTCCGATACTAGGTTTTGGCAACAGACCGGCCTTCGGCTTGCTGGGGAGCAAAGAGTCAGCACGAAGTCCTGGCGCCTTGCGACTGAAAGGCTGCTCCCAACCGAGTGGAAACTTTACCGCGCATGGAAAAGGCAGATTTATAATCCCACGCACGGTATCAATAGTGCTGTCTCCCCGTCGCCTAGTGGCGACAATCAGATCAAAATCCATCTCCCGCCATTTAACTGGGATGAGTATGTGATCCCGGTCAAGCGGACATCTCGATCTATACGCCGGCACAACAATCGTGCGGCGGCCATGAATGTTGTATTTCAACACAACGAAGCCGTCCCTGAAAATGCAAGTTGGCTCTGGAGACATATGCCACACTTGAAGCCACTAATTCGAGTCATGATTAAAGTCATGGAGTTAGAAAAACAGATCAGAAGAGACCTGCGAAATCGGCAGACCTGGCATCCAATGCCAAGCGAGGTTGTGCCGATTCGCAGAGGTCGCAAGAGGAAAAACTTCTCTCGCCGGACCCTTAGACGATAG
- a CDS encoding uncharacterized protein (transcript_id=CADANIAT00000819), translated as MAILRTPWSIARPYLFLLIIIATLSSPATADLCSFWDTGCVDPLAQTAISFKFPPLFLEPINFYYAFDADARGKGQEPMTKAGFWIGYEAYVNNSAIDINRTSEIAVRVGNLTGTPSGDNNGCDGVWGPDCSMNLKSYLQQTIFTLVTSGKSYEDPLRTVIGSFRDNPPPVANCPPPLFDVQRFPVEEFAVENEDDKTAVIKKTGNSDNTWSTFLIDNMTAAQQAEQVAVGIISRTPMYGTTQPRSQDDIQLEIVCAQAPSSGTSSSDD; from the exons ATGGCTATCCTTCGTACACCATGGTCGATAGCCCGACCGTACTTGTTCCTTCTTATAATCATagcgacgctttcttctcctgcaaCAGCCGATTTATGCAGTTTCTGGGATACCGGATGCGTTGACCCGCTGGCTCAGACCGCCATCTCTTTTAaatttcctcctctcttccttgaACCGATCAACTTCTACTACGCTTTCGATGCCGATGCTCGGGGAAAAGGCCAGGAGCCGATGACCAAGGCCGGCTTCTGGATTGGATATGAAGCCTACGTCAACAATTCTGCCATTGATATCAACCGCACGTCTGAGATTGCGGTGCGCGTGGGAAACCTGACTGGCACACCGTCGGGCGACAACAATGGATGTGATGGCGTGTGGGGGCCTGATTGCTCCATGAATCTCAAAAGTTACTTGCAGCAGACGATCTTTACTCTTGTCACAAGTGGAAAGTCTTATGAAGACCCTCTTCGAACGGTGATCGGTTCGTTCCGTGACAATCCGCCGCCTGTGGCCAACTGCCCGCCGCCGTTATTTGATGTTCAGCGGTTTCCTGTTGAGG AATTCGCGGTCGAGAATGAGGATGACAAGACGGCGGTCATTAAGAAGACCGGAAATAGCGACAATACCTGGTCTACATTCCTGATAGATAATATGACGGCCGCTCAGCAAGCCGAACAAGTTGCTGTTGGAATCATCAGCCGCACCCCGATGTATGGGACGACACAGCCGCGGAGCCAGGATGATATTCAGCTTGAAATCGTTTGTGCTCAAGCACCATCTTCGGGAACCTCTTCGAGCGACGACTGA